One Cucurbita pepo subsp. pepo cultivar mu-cu-16 chromosome LG11, ASM280686v2, whole genome shotgun sequence DNA window includes the following coding sequences:
- the LOC111805618 gene encoding ribulose-1,5 bisphosphate carboxylase/oxygenase large subunit N-methyltransferase, chloroplastic-like — protein sequence MATPMALASSSSNFLSLPRTATHLSFSPKSPVLYPKPCFSISSLASPDLDPSLPSNVHTFWQWLRQEGMVSSKTHVKPAIFPQGLGLATTKDLSKNEVVLEVPKRFWINPDAVTHSEIGNACSGLKPWVSVALFLIRENLKDDSRWRRYLDILPPQTDSTVFWSEEELAELQGTQLLSTTLNVKEYVKSEFLKVEEQILRRHNDLFPSPVTLDDFFWAFGILRSRAFSRLRGQNLVLIPFADLVNHSVSVTSEEYACEVKAPAGLFSWDVLFSLRSPTSVKAGEQVKY from the exons ATGGCGACTCCAATGGCGTTAGCTTCTTCATCCTCTAATTTCCTTTCCCTTCCGCGCACTGCAACGCACCTTTCGTTCTCGCCAAAGTCGCCGGTGCTCTATCCCAAGCCATGCTTCTCTATATCTTCCCTCGCCTCTCCGGATTTAGACCCATCGTTACCCTCAAACGTTCACACCTTCTGGCAATGGCTTCGCCAGGAAGGCATGGTCTCCTCCAAGACTCACGTGAAGCCGGcaattttccctcaaggcCTCGGACTGGCTACAACCAAAGACCTGTCCAAGAACGAGGTCGTTTTGGAGGTTCCCAAACGATTCTGGATAAATCCTGACGCGGTTACTCATTCCGAGATTGGAAATGCGTGCAGTGGATTGAAGCCATGGGTTTCTGTTGCTCTGTTTCTGATtagagaaaatttgaaggacGACTCGCGTTGGCGACGGTACCTCGATATTCTCCCGCCACAAACGGATTCGACTGTGTTTTG GTCTGAAGAGGAGCTTGCAGAGCTCCAAG GAACCCAACTTCTGAGTACGACTTTGAATGTAAAAGAATATGTTAAGAGCGAATTTCTTAAGGTTGAAGAACAGATATTGCGCCGCCACAACGATCTATTTCCTTCTCCAGTTACACTGGATGACttcttttgggcttttggGATACTCAGATCAAGGGCATTTTCACGACTCAGAGGCCAAAACCTTGTTTTGATTCCTTTTGCTGACTTG GTCAACCATAGCGTTAGCGTAACCTCAGAAGAATATGCATGCGAGGTTAAGGCACCGGCAGGCCTCTTCTCATGGGATGTCCTATTCTCTCTCCGGTCCCCAACTTCTGTTAAGGCTGGCGAGCAGGTGAAGTACTAA
- the LOC111805619 gene encoding ribulose-1,5 bisphosphate carboxylase/oxygenase large subunit N-methyltransferase, chloroplastic-like gives MATPMALASSSSNFLSLPRTATHLSFSPKSPVLYPKPCFSISSLASPDLDPSLPSNVHTFWQWLRQEGMVSSKTHVKPAIFPQGLGLATTKDLSKNEVVLEVPKRFWINPDAVTHSEIGNACSGLKPWVSVALFLIRENLKDDSRWRRYLDILPPQTDSTVFCAGLKRSLQSSKEPNF, from the exons ATGGCGACTCCAATGGCGTTAGCTTCTTCATCCTCTAATTTCCTTTCCCTTCCGCGCACTGCAACGCACCTTTCGTTCTCGCCAAAGTCGCCGGTGCTCTATCCCAAGCCATGCTTCTCTATATCTTCCCTCGCCTCTCCGGATTTAGACCCATCGTTACCCTCAAACGTTCACACCTTCTGGCAATGGCTTCGCCAGGAAGGCATGGTCTCCTCCAAGACTCACGTGAAGCCGGcaattttccctcaaggcCTCGGACTGGCTACAACCAAAGACCTGTCCAAGAACGAGGTCGTTTTGGAGGTTCCCAAACGATTCTGGATAAATCCTGACGCGGTTACTCATTCCGAGATTGGAAATGCGTGCAGTGGATTGAAGCCATGGGTTTCTGTTGCTCTGTTTCTGATtagagaaaatttgaaggacGACTCGCGTTGGCGACGGTACCTCGATATTCTCCCGCCACAAACGGATTCGACTGTGTTTTG TGCAGGTCTGAAGAGGAGCTTGCAGAGCTCCAAG GAACCCAACTTCTGA